The Oryzias melastigma strain HK-1 unplaced genomic scaffold, ASM292280v2 sc00933, whole genome shotgun sequence DNA window GTAAGTCGTCCGTACTCAGCGAGAGCATCAGGTGCTCCATCAGTTCCATCTGAGGGTCAACGCTCGAGCTGTCCTCTTTGTCTTTGGGAGTTGGGGGAGGCGGGGAGGGCAGGAAAGCGTTGGCTAACCCCCCCTTCAGCTTCTGGGCAAAGCTGTGTCTGCTCCTCTGGAGCTCGGGTACGAGGGGGGTGGAGGGAGGGGCGTCGGGGTAGTCGAGGGAGCCCACGAGAGGGAGGCCGGACTGGTACAAAGGTGGATGTGGAGGCGGAACGGGACGGATGTCTGTGCTGGGACTCATGTCCATTGAGTCTTCCTCAGAGTGCTCAGACTTTTCCGATCCTTTAGTCGGATCTTTCACACACACTTCCCTCAGCGCCGTTTCAATGATCACCAACGCCAACTCCGCCGCCAACGTCTGATCTGGATCTGGACGTTTCTCTCCACCCATCGTGTTTAGAAAAGACTGCACTATGCCGTCAGCCATATTGTGGGCAAACTCCTCCAAGAGGTCAGCCTCAGCCAGCGTTCTCTCTCCATGGTGGAGCTCCAGATCCATTGAATCTCCAGACGGCAGAATGTCCTACAAA harbors:
- the si:dkey-171c9.3 gene encoding uncharacterized protein si:dkey-171c9.3; amino-acid sequence: MDLELHHGERTLAEADLLEEFAHNMADGIVQSFLNTMGGEKRPDPDQTLAAELALVIIETALREVCVKDPTKGSEKSEHSEEDSMDMSPSTDIRPVPPPHPPLYQSGLPLVGSLDYPDAPPSTPLVPELQRSRHSFAQKLKGGLANAFLPSPPPPTPKDKEDSSSVDPQMELMEHLMLSLSTDDLPKDGLEVTSQHGASVEHFAETLSCDIVSGVLSVKGREEMQNRINLDLLAQQMAETIISYSLGQTKILQ